In one Brienomyrus brachyistius isolate T26 chromosome 7, BBRACH_0.4, whole genome shotgun sequence genomic region, the following are encoded:
- the tdgf1 gene encoding teratocarcinoma-derived growth factor 1, whose protein sequence is MNLIWSSRLLGATVVFLFIKIGTGCDGSDCTKSQRSEKTTEIAEYLSQMNGMNALSDERKHREAGSVIPFVGITGSSRQSRSCCQNGGTCILGSFCACPKHFTGRSCEYDDRIRNCGGIPHGEWVKKGCSYCRCGYGVFHCFPQVFHHNCDDTQEVLWFRSAGSNMQQPQCFVCLALFCLIFFFL, encoded by the exons ATGAATTTGATTTGGTCGTCCAG ACTTCTGGGTGCAACAGTTGTTTTCCTATTTATAAAGATTGGAACAG GGTGCGATGGCTCCGATTGTACTAAAAGTCAACGATCGGAGAAAACAACGGAGATCGCGGAATATCTTAGCCAGATGAATGGGATGAATGCGCTGTCGGATGAACGGAAGCACAGAGAAGCAGGATCCGTAATACCATTCGTTGGTATTACTGGAA GTTCAAGACAAAGTCGAAGCTGCTGTCAAAACGGGGGCACCTGTATTTTAGGTAGTTTTTGCGCTTGTCCAAAGCACTTCACAGGCAGGAGTTGCGAATATGATGATCGTATCAG AAATTGTGGTGGAATTCCTCATGGGGAATGGGTAAAGAAAGGTTGCTCATACTGTAGGTGTGGATATGGCGTTTTTCATTGCTTCCCCCAAGTCTTTCATCATAATTGCG ATGATACCCAGGAAGTACTATGGTTTCGCTCTGCTGGATCCAACATGCAACAACCTCAGTGTTTTGTGTGTCTAGCactattttgtttgattttctttttcctttga